A region of Plantactinospora sp. BC1 DNA encodes the following proteins:
- a CDS encoding ABC transporter, with protein MTTHGEPATGLGTPLVGPETPIADADREPAESTPRHPPADDPAAATEELPTAPVPPGTAPAADSPAGDGSDLRWALTRLRAAIDVTAYPLTLPGADEARQLGSTLRAQLADYLLPRLARLDAPLLVVVGGSTGAGKSTLVNSLVQARVSSVGVLRPTTRSPVLVCSPLDSAWFRQGDLLPGLTRTTTPGDQPDTLHLVTAPALPAGLAFLDAPDIDSVVDANRVLAAQLLAAADLWLFVTTAARYADAVPWELLHTARLRGTAIALVLDRVPPAATDEVAAHLAEMLAEHQLGAASLFVLPETVVDGQGLLPGRLTEPLRSWFGRLAADSEARAAVIRQTLHGAVAALVPAVESLATAADQQANAAQALDERVRSGYRGARRSVEEALRDGRLLRGEVLARWQEFVGTGELFRTLEARVGQLRDRVVAALTGRPAPNAQLRSAIESQLVTLLREAAATAAEQTAAAWQTHPAGAALLTPELSRPAEDLPERAERLVRDWQRGVLELVRAQGGDKRFVARSAAYAVNATGLAVMIAVFASTAFIPTGLEVAAAGGTTVAAQKVLEAIFGDQAIRTLATRARADLLGMVDRLFDEEAARYLARTAAAGVDAAHGDQLREAARLVDAARGDAGETAGAEATR; from the coding sequence GTGACGACCCACGGCGAACCGGCCACCGGCCTCGGCACGCCCCTGGTCGGCCCGGAAACCCCCATCGCCGACGCGGATCGCGAGCCGGCGGAAAGCACCCCACGGCACCCGCCGGCCGACGACCCGGCCGCTGCGACCGAGGAGCTGCCGACCGCCCCCGTGCCGCCCGGGACCGCCCCCGCAGCGGACTCCCCGGCCGGGGACGGGTCCGACCTGCGCTGGGCGCTCACCCGGCTGCGGGCCGCGATCGACGTCACCGCCTATCCGCTGACACTGCCCGGGGCGGACGAGGCCCGACAGCTCGGCTCGACGCTGCGCGCCCAGCTCGCCGACTACCTGCTGCCGCGACTCGCCCGGCTCGACGCGCCGCTGCTGGTGGTCGTCGGCGGCTCGACCGGCGCCGGCAAGTCGACCCTGGTCAACAGCCTGGTCCAGGCCCGGGTCAGCAGCGTCGGGGTGCTCCGGCCGACCACCCGCTCCCCGGTGCTCGTCTGCAGCCCGCTCGACTCGGCGTGGTTCCGCCAGGGCGACCTGCTGCCCGGACTGACCCGGACCACCACCCCCGGGGACCAACCGGACACCCTGCACCTGGTCACCGCGCCGGCCCTCCCCGCCGGGCTGGCCTTCCTGGACGCCCCCGACATCGATTCGGTGGTGGACGCCAACCGGGTGCTCGCGGCCCAACTGCTCGCCGCCGCCGACCTCTGGCTCTTCGTCACCACCGCCGCCCGGTACGCCGACGCGGTGCCCTGGGAACTGCTGCACACCGCGCGGCTGCGCGGCACCGCGATCGCGCTGGTCCTCGACCGGGTACCACCGGCCGCCACCGACGAGGTGGCCGCGCACCTGGCCGAGATGCTCGCCGAACACCAGCTCGGCGCCGCATCCCTCTTCGTACTCCCCGAGACCGTCGTCGACGGGCAGGGGCTGCTACCCGGACGGCTGACCGAGCCGCTGCGCTCCTGGTTCGGCCGGCTCGCCGCCGACTCGGAGGCCCGGGCCGCGGTGATCCGGCAGACCCTGCACGGCGCCGTCGCCGCACTGGTCCCGGCCGTCGAGAGCCTGGCCACCGCCGCCGACCAGCAGGCGAACGCCGCACAGGCGCTGGACGAACGGGTCCGCAGCGGCTATCGGGGCGCCCGCCGCTCGGTCGAGGAGGCGCTGCGGGACGGCCGGCTGCTCCGGGGCGAGGTGCTGGCCCGCTGGCAGGAGTTCGTCGGTACCGGTGAACTCTTCCGCACCCTGGAGGCCCGGGTCGGCCAGCTCCGCGACCGGGTCGTCGCCGCGCTGACCGGCCGACCCGCCCCGAACGCCCAGCTCCGCAGCGCGATCGAGTCGCAGCTCGTCACCCTGCTGCGCGAGGCGGCCGCCACGGCCGCCGAGCAGACCGCCGCGGCCTGGCAGACCCACCCGGCCGGCGCGGCACTGCTCACCCCCGAGCTGTCCCGGCCCGCCGAGGACCTGCCCGAACGCGCCGAGCGGCTGGTCCGGGACTGGCAGCGCGGCGTACTGGAACTCGTCCGCGCCCAGGGCGGCGACAAGCGGTTCGTGGCCCGCAGCGCGGCGTACGCGGTGAACGCCACCGGCCTGGCGGTGATGATCGCGGTCTTCGCCTCCACCGCGTTCATCCCGACCGGCCTGGAGGTGGCGGCGGCCGGCGGCACCACCGTCGCCGCGCAGAAGGTACTCGAAGCGATCTTCGGCGACCAGGCGATCCGTACCCTGGCCACCCGGGCCCGGGCCGACCTGCTCGGTATGGTCGACCGACTCTTCGACGAGGAGGCGGCCCGCTACCTGGCCCGCACCGCGGCGGCCGGTGTCGACGCCGCACACGGCGACCAGCTCCGCGAGGCGGCCCGGCTGGTCGACGCCGCGCGGGGCGACGCGGGCGAGACGGCCGGAGCGGAGGCGACCCGATGA
- a CDS encoding M28 family metallopeptidase, whose product MGRTSKRWSRGLLATTLVTALAVAAAPAPAQASSGLGSLGSWVLRKAVTAKGVQKHLKELQKIADRNNGNRASGAPGYDRSVDYAEKVFRNAGYRVTRQAFDFQTFLIDTPSELERVSAPAGDLPHRIMSYSGSADVTAPASVPTGDSQGCNPGDFGPANVGTIVVISRGTCPFGQKASTAAAAGAAAVVIYNNIPGDLSGTLGNGYTLDFAALGVSQALGQELVGQVAGGLTLRVFTDTFRGQATTENIFAESRWGDPGNVVMAGAHLDSVPEGPGINDNGSGSAALLEIAEQMRWFPTKNKVRFALWGAEEANLVGSTYYIANLPQAERDRIALYLNFDMVGSPNYVRFVYDGDNSAFPPGTGSAAGPPGSGAIEKLFHDYFRSQRLASAETPFSGRSDYGPFIAAGVDIPSGGLFTGAELVKTAEEARVYGGTAGAAYDPCYHQACDDIDNISLKAIDEMSDAIAHALITYAYDTRSLGTPPTGPASGTTAPAGGGGGLHDDHEVAS is encoded by the coding sequence GTGGGTCGCACCAGCAAACGGTGGAGCCGTGGCCTACTGGCCACCACGCTCGTGACAGCACTCGCGGTGGCGGCGGCACCAGCGCCGGCACAGGCCAGCTCCGGCCTGGGGAGCCTCGGCTCCTGGGTGCTGCGCAAGGCGGTCACCGCCAAGGGCGTACAGAAGCATCTCAAGGAACTACAAAAGATCGCGGACCGGAACAACGGCAACCGCGCCTCGGGTGCACCCGGATACGACAGGTCGGTCGACTACGCGGAGAAGGTGTTCCGGAACGCCGGATACCGGGTCACCCGGCAGGCGTTCGACTTCCAGACCTTCCTGATCGACACTCCGTCCGAACTGGAACGGGTCTCGGCGCCGGCCGGCGACCTGCCACACAGGATCATGAGCTACTCGGGCAGCGCCGACGTGACCGCCCCGGCCAGCGTGCCGACCGGCGACTCCCAGGGCTGCAACCCCGGCGACTTCGGCCCGGCGAACGTCGGCACCATCGTCGTGATCAGCCGGGGCACCTGCCCGTTCGGACAGAAGGCCAGTACGGCGGCGGCGGCCGGCGCTGCGGCGGTGGTCATCTACAACAACATCCCGGGTGACCTCTCCGGGACCCTCGGCAACGGGTACACCCTGGACTTCGCCGCCCTCGGCGTCTCGCAGGCACTCGGCCAGGAACTGGTCGGCCAGGTCGCGGGCGGGCTCACCCTGCGGGTCTTCACCGACACCTTCCGGGGACAGGCCACCACCGAGAACATCTTCGCCGAGTCGCGCTGGGGCGACCCGGGCAACGTGGTGATGGCCGGCGCCCACCTCGACTCCGTACCGGAGGGTCCGGGCATCAACGACAACGGCAGCGGCAGTGCCGCGCTGCTGGAGATCGCCGAGCAGATGCGCTGGTTCCCGACGAAGAACAAGGTCCGGTTCGCGCTCTGGGGCGCCGAGGAGGCCAACCTGGTCGGCTCGACGTACTACATCGCCAACCTGCCGCAGGCGGAGCGGGACCGGATCGCGCTCTACCTGAACTTCGACATGGTCGGCTCGCCGAACTACGTCCGGTTCGTCTACGACGGCGACAACTCGGCCTTCCCGCCCGGCACCGGGTCGGCGGCCGGACCGCCCGGCTCCGGAGCGATCGAGAAGCTCTTCCACGACTACTTCCGGTCGCAGCGACTGGCCTCGGCCGAGACGCCGTTCTCCGGACGCAGTGACTACGGACCGTTCATCGCGGCCGGGGTGGACATCCCGTCCGGCGGCCTCTTCACCGGGGCCGAACTGGTCAAGACGGCCGAGGAGGCCCGGGTCTACGGCGGTACCGCCGGTGCCGCATACGACCCGTGCTACCACCAGGCCTGCGACGACATCGACAACATCAGCCTGAAGGCGATCGACGAGATGTCCGACGCGATCGCGCACGCACTCATCACGTACGCCTACGACACCCGCAGCCTCGGCACCCCGCCGACCGGCCCGGCCAGCGGCACCACCGCGCCGGCCGGTGGCGGTGGCGGCCTGCACGACGACCACGAGGTCGCGAGCTGA
- a CDS encoding NUDIX domain-containing protein, which translates to MAEYPPFAVTVDLVVLTVRADELCILLVRRGIPPYQDRWALPGGFVGFDEDLPDAAARELTEETGIPEPIGHLEQLGTYGSPKRDPRGRVVTVAYLALLPDLPTPVAGTDAAAADWLPVSRVADARLAFDHDVILADGLERARAKLEYTPLATAFCPPEFTIARLRTVYETVWNSRLDPRNFHRKVTSTPGFVEPAGRVTEGDRGRPAQLFRRGPAELLHPPMLRPPVTGH; encoded by the coding sequence ATGGCCGAGTACCCGCCGTTCGCCGTGACCGTCGACCTGGTGGTCCTCACCGTGCGGGCGGACGAGCTCTGCATCCTGCTGGTACGCCGGGGCATACCGCCGTACCAGGACCGCTGGGCGCTGCCCGGCGGGTTCGTCGGGTTCGACGAGGACCTGCCGGACGCCGCCGCCCGGGAACTGACCGAGGAGACCGGGATCCCCGAGCCGATCGGCCACCTCGAACAGCTCGGCACGTACGGGTCGCCGAAACGGGACCCCCGGGGCCGGGTGGTCACGGTGGCGTACCTGGCGCTGCTGCCGGACCTGCCGACGCCGGTGGCCGGTACGGACGCGGCGGCTGCGGACTGGCTCCCGGTGTCCCGGGTCGCCGACGCCCGACTCGCCTTCGACCACGACGTCATCCTGGCCGACGGGCTCGAACGGGCCCGGGCCAAACTCGAGTACACCCCGCTGGCCACCGCGTTCTGCCCACCGGAGTTCACCATCGCCCGGCTACGTACGGTCTACGAGACCGTCTGGAACAGCCGGTTGGACCCGCGCAACTTCCACCGCAAGGTCACCAGTACCCCCGGTTTCGTCGAGCCGGCCGGCCGGGTCACCGAGGGCGACCGGGGACGGCCGGCCCAGCTCTTCCGGCGCGGCCCGGCCGAACTGCTGCACCCGCCGATGCTCCGCCCGCCGGTCACCGGGCACTGA
- a CDS encoding Uma2 family endonuclease, translating into MSAAPIALDRPGPHGYTTADLHALPDDGRRYELIDGRLIVSPSATIDHNTVARWIANVLWDSNPSDDYVVGTDQSTTVDEHNEPRPDVVVTRAEHLRRTPFPITDALLVVEVVSPTSALRDTETKRALYARAGVPAYWIVVPEEEKPTISLAELVLDPGSRKYRYVTHYTTEPFATGHPWPLRVDLPALTARRAKLLRRPGGED; encoded by the coding sequence ATGAGTGCCGCCCCGATCGCCCTCGACCGGCCCGGCCCGCACGGCTACACCACGGCAGACCTGCACGCCCTGCCCGATGACGGCCGGCGCTACGAGCTGATCGACGGGCGCCTCATCGTGTCCCCCTCGGCCACCATCGACCACAACACCGTCGCCCGGTGGATCGCAAACGTCCTGTGGGATTCCAACCCATCGGACGACTACGTGGTCGGCACCGACCAGTCGACCACTGTCGACGAGCACAACGAGCCCCGGCCGGACGTGGTGGTGACCCGGGCGGAGCACCTGCGGCGTACCCCGTTTCCGATCACCGACGCGCTGCTGGTCGTCGAGGTGGTGTCGCCGACCTCGGCGCTGCGGGACACCGAGACCAAGCGGGCCCTCTACGCCCGGGCCGGGGTCCCGGCGTACTGGATCGTGGTGCCGGAGGAGGAGAAGCCGACCATCTCCCTCGCCGAACTGGTGCTCGACCCCGGCAGCCGGAAATACCGCTACGTCACCCACTACACCACCGAGCCGTTCGCGACCGGGCACCCGTGGCCGCTCCGGGTGGACCTGCCCGCGCTGACCGCCCGCCGGGCGAAGCTGTTGCGCCGACCCGGCGGGGAGGACTGA
- a CDS encoding GTPase: MTDILGRVRDAIRPDQRADPDRLVERLHAVNRFLGAVDGHLPDERLVAAHTLIERAGTRLALSLNHTVVALAGATGSGKSSLFNSLARFEMSPVGVRRPTTGVTHACVWGPLDDATRLLDWVGVLPRHRFVRESALDGADEAALHGLVLLDLPDFDSVEWSHRSEVDRLLGLVDLVVWVVDPQKYADKVLHRSYLREFHRHRDVTVVVLNQADRLGPDELPRVLADLRRLVDADQLDGVPVLATSALTDAGTAPLRAALEQAVAQRQAALRRLSGDVDTVVDGLGDLVDSGRADDDVDRPTIRRLIDALAGAAGVPAVAEATEQAYRHRAVAATGWPLARGLRRLRPDPLRRLHLAEAPAEPERVPEPGGLLGLDRPPVAATSVPEPTAAQRSAVGLAVRAVADRAAATLPGPWSAAVTAASRSRLADLPDALDRAVATTDLGMDRRPVWWRLVNAVQWLVTVAAAIGLGWLLFGYAVRALGLPELDYPMVGAVPLPTVALLGGLLCGALLSLLVKPVIRWAARRARWRAEGRMHDAVAEAARGYVVTPVREVLRAYAEARSALAVASARRR, translated from the coding sequence ATGACCGACATCCTGGGCAGGGTCCGGGACGCGATCCGCCCCGACCAGCGGGCCGACCCGGACCGGCTGGTCGAACGCCTGCACGCGGTCAACCGGTTCCTCGGCGCCGTCGACGGCCACCTGCCCGACGAACGGCTGGTCGCGGCGCACACCCTGATCGAGCGGGCCGGCACCCGGCTGGCGCTCTCGCTGAACCACACCGTGGTGGCGCTGGCCGGTGCCACCGGCAGCGGCAAGTCCAGCCTCTTCAACTCGCTGGCCCGGTTCGAGATGTCACCGGTCGGGGTGCGCCGGCCGACCACCGGGGTCACCCACGCCTGCGTCTGGGGGCCGCTGGACGACGCGACCCGGCTGCTCGACTGGGTCGGCGTACTGCCCCGGCACCGGTTCGTCCGGGAGAGCGCGCTGGACGGCGCCGACGAGGCGGCCCTGCACGGCCTGGTCCTGCTCGACCTGCCCGACTTCGACTCGGTCGAGTGGTCGCACCGCTCCGAGGTGGACCGGCTGCTCGGCCTGGTCGACCTCGTCGTCTGGGTGGTCGACCCGCAGAAGTACGCCGACAAGGTACTGCACCGCAGCTACCTGCGCGAGTTCCACCGGCACCGGGACGTCACCGTGGTGGTGCTCAACCAGGCCGACCGGCTGGGCCCGGACGAACTGCCCCGGGTGCTGGCCGACCTGCGCCGACTGGTCGACGCCGACCAGCTCGACGGGGTGCCGGTGCTCGCCACCTCGGCGCTGACCGACGCCGGTACGGCACCGCTGCGGGCCGCCCTGGAGCAGGCTGTCGCACAGCGGCAGGCCGCGCTGCGCCGGCTCTCCGGCGACGTCGACACGGTCGTCGACGGGCTCGGCGATCTGGTCGACTCCGGACGGGCCGACGACGACGTCGACCGGCCGACGATCCGGCGGCTGATCGACGCGCTGGCCGGCGCGGCGGGCGTACCAGCGGTGGCGGAGGCGACCGAGCAGGCGTACCGGCACCGGGCGGTGGCGGCGACCGGCTGGCCGCTGGCCCGGGGCCTGCGCCGGCTCCGCCCCGACCCGCTCCGCCGGCTGCACCTGGCCGAGGCACCCGCCGAGCCGGAACGGGTACCCGAGCCGGGTGGACTGCTCGGCCTCGACCGCCCGCCGGTGGCCGCGACCTCGGTACCCGAGCCGACCGCAGCGCAGCGTTCCGCGGTCGGGCTGGCCGTCCGGGCGGTCGCCGACCGGGCTGCCGCGACCCTGCCCGGTCCCTGGTCGGCGGCGGTGACCGCGGCGTCCCGGTCCCGGCTGGCCGACCTGCCCGACGCGCTCGACCGGGCCGTCGCCACCACCGACCTCGGGATGGACCGCCGGCCGGTCTGGTGGCGGCTGGTCAACGCCGTGCAGTGGCTGGTGACCGTCGCCGCCGCCATCGGCCTGGGTTGGCTGCTCTTCGGCTACGCGGTACGCGCCCTCGGGCTGCCGGAACTGGACTACCCGATGGTCGGGGCGGTGCCGCTGCCCACCGTCGCGCTGCTCGGCGGCCTGCTCTGCGGTGCACTGCTCTCCCTGCTGGTCAAGCCGGTGATCAGGTGGGCGGCCCGGCGGGCCCGGTGGCGGGCCGAGGGGCGGATGCACGACGCGGTGGCCGAGGCCGCCCGGGGGTACGTGGTGACCCCGGTCCGCGAGGTGCTGCGCGCGTACGCCGAGGCGCGGTCCGCGCTGGCCGTCGCGTCGGCACGTCGCCGATGA